The following proteins are co-located in the Microcystis wesenbergii NRERC-220 genome:
- a CDS encoding carbohydrate kinase family protein, translated as MLNNQRASPVSVICLGEILYDLIADQSDRSIEQVTSWTTYAGGAPANVACGLRKLGINSAFIGCVGKDQPGEQLIALLDALGVDTTGVQYHPTLPTRQVYVTRDAGGDRHFAGFGGRKTTDFADTALNADLLPENLWKNADYLVMGTLGLAYPPARAAMMRALQLAKIYGVKVLIDINWRPVFWPNLEAAPDIIRDFIVQADLLKCSEEEAAWLFGTDNPGEISSQYPNLVAILVTGGAKGCKYHLGKNSGTVEAFPGEVVDTTGAGDGFVAGFLARAGLGGDKIGENADLARKAVIYACAVGAMVTRGAGAIASQPTREQVEEFLAAFDS; from the coding sequence ATGCTTAACAATCAAAGAGCTTCGCCGGTGTCTGTAATTTGTTTAGGGGAAATCCTCTATGATCTAATTGCCGATCAGAGCGATCGCTCTATAGAGCAAGTAACTTCTTGGACAACCTACGCCGGGGGTGCGCCGGCAAACGTGGCCTGTGGATTGCGAAAATTGGGCATAAATTCGGCTTTTATCGGTTGTGTGGGCAAAGATCAACCTGGAGAACAGTTAATCGCCTTGCTAGACGCTCTCGGAGTCGATACCACTGGTGTACAGTATCACCCCACCCTACCCACCCGACAAGTTTATGTCACCCGCGATGCTGGGGGAGACAGACATTTTGCGGGTTTTGGCGGCAGAAAAACGACTGATTTTGCCGATACTGCCCTTAATGCTGACCTATTGCCCGAAAATCTCTGGAAAAATGCCGATTATCTAGTGATGGGAACCCTAGGGTTAGCCTATCCCCCGGCGAGAGCTGCGATGATGCGCGCCCTGCAATTGGCTAAAATTTACGGGGTGAAAGTATTGATCGATATCAACTGGCGACCGGTTTTTTGGCCTAATCTTGAGGCTGCCCCTGATATCATTCGAGATTTTATCGTCCAGGCCGATTTGCTCAAATGTAGCGAGGAAGAAGCAGCATGGTTATTTGGCACTGATAACCCGGGAGAAATATCATCACAATACCCCAATTTAGTGGCAATTCTGGTTACTGGCGGCGCAAAAGGTTGTAAATATCATTTAGGCAAAAATAGCGGCACTGTCGAGGCTTTTCCCGGGGAGGTGGTGGATACAACCGGGGCGGGGGATGGCTTTGTGGCGGGTTTTTTGGCTCGTGCCGGTCTTGGAGGCGATAAAATTGGGGAAAATGCCGATTTAGCCCGTAAGGCGGTGATTTATGCCTGTGCGGTGGGGGCAATGGTGACAAGGGGGGCAGGAGCGATCGCATCCCAACCGACTCGGGAACAGGTGGAGGAGTTTCTAGCGGCCTTTGACTCCTAG